From a single Micromonospora carbonacea genomic region:
- a CDS encoding DUF397 domain-containing protein, whose product MTTPELSGATWRKSTRSGSNANCVEVAETARAVGVRDSKDPAGPVLAFDRRAWTAFVAGLPGRA is encoded by the coding sequence ATGACCACCCCCGAGCTGTCCGGCGCGACCTGGCGCAAGTCGACCCGCAGCGGATCCAACGCCAACTGCGTGGAGGTGGCGGAGACGGCGCGGGCGGTGGGCGTACGCGACTCGAAGGACCCGGCCGGGCCGGTGCTGGCCTTCGACCGGCGGGCCTGGACCGCCTTCGTAGCCGGCCTGCCGGGCCGGGCCTGA
- a CDS encoding helix-turn-helix domain-containing protein yields the protein MAKANLPTVVGRGLGGELRELRKARGLPLRQVATRLDWQASKLSRMETGIQGIQAADVASLLVIYGITGEERKRLLAMAERSAETGWWEAIGGLSDESRTLIRLEAEAVGIVNWEPLLVPGLLQTPDYAHAVMVGCGVPPADAQGRVAARLGRQAILSRPNPPALHALLDEAVLRRALGGPRVMARQLRHLVEAAERPTVTLRVVPLAAGAHTGLDGSFALFDFPRNRSVVYLDHKLTGLFLEEAAQVAHFRREADRLAEAALSPVDSVALVARYAAEHERE from the coding sequence ATGGCCAAGGCGAATCTGCCGACGGTCGTCGGGCGTGGGCTCGGCGGCGAGCTGCGCGAACTGCGGAAGGCGCGCGGGTTGCCGCTGCGGCAGGTGGCGACCCGGCTGGACTGGCAGGCGTCCAAGCTGTCCCGGATGGAGACCGGCATCCAGGGCATCCAGGCCGCCGACGTCGCCTCGCTGCTGGTGATCTACGGCATCACCGGGGAGGAGCGCAAGCGGCTGCTCGCCATGGCCGAGCGGTCGGCCGAGACCGGCTGGTGGGAGGCGATCGGCGGGCTGTCCGACGAGTCGCGCACGCTGATCCGGCTGGAGGCCGAGGCGGTCGGCATCGTGAACTGGGAGCCGCTGCTGGTGCCAGGTCTGTTGCAGACCCCGGACTACGCCCACGCCGTGATGGTCGGCTGCGGGGTGCCGCCCGCAGACGCGCAGGGGCGGGTGGCGGCCCGGCTGGGCCGGCAGGCGATCCTGAGCCGCCCCAACCCGCCCGCGCTCCACGCGTTGCTCGACGAGGCGGTGTTGCGCCGGGCGCTCGGCGGCCCCCGGGTGATGGCCCGGCAGCTCCGGCACCTGGTCGAGGCGGCCGAGCGGCCGACGGTGACGCTGCGGGTGGTGCCGCTGGCGGCTGGCGCGCACACCGGCCTGGACGGCTCGTTCGCGCTCTTCGACTTCCCGCGCAACCGGTCGGTGGTCTATCTCGACCACAAGCTGACCGGGTTGTTCCTGGAGGAGGCCGCGCAGGTGGCGCACTTCCGGCGGGAGGCGGATAGGCTGGCCGAGGCGGCGTTGAGCCCCGTCGATTCGGTGGCGCTCGTCGCGCGTTACGCGGCGGAGCACGAGCGAGAGTGA